Part of the Drosophila santomea strain STO CAGO 1482 chromosome 2L, Prin_Dsan_1.1, whole genome shotgun sequence genome is shown below.
AGAAAATTGTTACACCGCGAGAAACATATTAATGTAAATTTGCCCGCCCGCCCGTTTCAACTGTCCTCCCACATTGTTGCAGTTTAGAGTCGCGCTTCATCCAGAGTTCAGCCGAAAATGCCAACTTCGCCGCCCTCAAGACAGTATCCATAAGTATTTGTATCTTATTTGTAATAATGCATATTTGCACCGAAGTCGAGGCACCTGAGGCACTTGAGTTTCGTTCTTAATCCTTCCGCGAATAAATATTGTGTTTATTAATTGTGactttgtgtttgtgtgtactCTAACAGTAAGGAGCTCGAAGCAAATTATTAACTGAAATCGCTTTGTGATTGTATTATCTGAGGAAATGCACATTACCTTTCTTCTttacttaatatttttttaacaaaaatttgGAAGGCAAAGAGAAATTTTATACAAagaaaactaataaatattgaattataAATTCCGAGCTTTTCATTGGGGGAAAGTGAAACTGCTTCGTTCAAACTTATTATCGCAAAAGATAAgatatataaaagtaaatatatatatctgcaTCGATGCTTACCATGTTGTAGTTTTAGTCATGACAAACTTGTATCATATCATAAGCTAGTTAGATAAGGACTACACGAAAACAGGGGCAGTTTGGTTCATGGCTACCTTTAAGATAcgattgcatttatttatgaaaatctAAGACCGTtcgattaaaaatatttaattaaatacctTGAGGTGTGTGACGCAAACGAATGTGTGCTTACTTAGACAATTACTTTTAATCTTTTCAGTTATCAGCGAATAGTTTAAGTTAAAGATTCCCCGACATTGTCATCGACGGACATCGTCGGTTTATCATAGTTATTACAGAATACTCGTACAATTATATAGatcgtttcgttttgtgttACCagctatatacatacaatgAGGCGACCACCAATAGCTTGGGGCTCAGCACTAGAAGTGAAATcgtttttaaattaagttcTCGGTTCGTCGCGTAGGTATCTACAACTTAGGCTAGGTATTATGAATAAGTTAGGTTTATTTAGGGGGGAGCACGTGCGCGTAGAAGGAACTACGATTACATACAATATTTTACACGGGTTCAGAAGGCGTGGCCGGACAAACAGTTCTCGAAATTGGAAGATCAGTGTCAGCGCAGCACAGCAATAAACGGTTTCCTCCCCGATGGCGGATAGAACTAAGAAATACACTGCAAATTGGGGGACTTGCTGCTGGCGGGCGACATGGTTTGCGTGAATGTGCAAAAATATGCGTAAAAAGTCTCTTCGGTCCAGCGAAAGTCACAGCTTATTGCATTTTCGACACCTCGAACTTGGTGTTGATGATCTCCTCATCGGAGTCTAGGATGGGCAGCGCCGAGTCCGCCATCGAAGATGGTATGTTCTCCTCCACCCAGCGCAGGTCGTCCTCCTCGGTGGTCGTGGCATTTCGTGAAGCCGTCGACGTTTTCGGCGTCCCATTCTGGCCGCGCATCTTCACGCCGTACGCATCAGCCACGAACTGATCCTCCTCGTCTGCCAAAATGTGAAAAATCAATTGAAGTTTGGACAATCTCAAGTTCCAGCTTACCTtcgtcgtcttcgtcttctGGGTTATCCAGCAGCGGGGTGAAGGCATAGCGCTGGTTGTTATTCGTTGGTCGCCATAGAATCATaatcaccagcagcagaacCGAAAATAGAATGTGCCAGAAACCAGTATCCACCCAAATGTCGCGCCAGCCCTAAAAAGCATTTGAAACCAGTAAGCCCGCGTTCGCAGCTCCATATATGCTAATCAATAACTCACAGGCGTGCAATTCTCGACCTTACGCAAACGCAGCGCAAACAGCATGAAGATGACGGAAGCGATAACAGCGAAGATCAGCGTGTTGGTAAAGTGCCTATACAGTGATAGCTTGACCATGTTCCTGCAATGTGAAATGTACATATTTGTAGCAAGTGTAATCATCCTCATCGTTCGCATTAGTCACCTTCTAAGTCTGAGAGTGCGAGTGGTCTGCACGAGCGATGTGAAAATCCACCAGCATATTCCCGTGTCCAGCACCGCCAGTGGAATGCTCGCCACCAGCAACTCGCTGCGATCGGTCTTCACATTGGTGATGCGCAAGTAGCTCTCCACGCAGGCCAGCACAAAGTAGAGGGTGCCCACACCCACCACGCGATGCAGCATGGGTCCCAAGCGGGGTCTGAAAGAGATGAAATGGATTAAGGAATGCCATCAAACTGGATTGCTTTAGGTGGATCGGTTACTATCAGCAGCTGCTTTACTACACGGCTGCAGGCGGTAGTTTAATGGTCGTTCTGTTTCTAACCGAATCAAACGTGTGGTTCCACTCACTTGACAATGCCAAAGCCGAGACTCATGATGATGACCAGCATCCTGGCCAGCGTTCGCTTCGCACAGGACACAAACTCGGCCACCAGCTCGGCGTGCTGCACAGCAACGCCCTTGTTCGTCAGCGTTTGGTATTCGGCGTAGAAGAAGGCCTTCTCCAGCATTCCCAGCAGTATGACGCCACCAATCCAGAACTGAATTCTCAACAGATCTCGCCATTGAGCGAAtgaaacaaaaagccaaataatTCCAAATATCACGTAAACAATGCACATGATCAGATAGAACTGTGGGTAAATAAACAGGCATATAAAGCATAAACAAATAGAATTTGAAGTACTCGTCGCATACCGGCAGGAATGGCCAATCTATGGCCGAAATGTAGCCGTGTGGGCCCAGGAACTCTATGTGCACCACGGCACTGAACTGCGCGGACTGGGATGCTCCAATGTTCACTTCGATTTCGTAGATGCCATCCTCCTTGACGCTCGCAATCGGACTCGTTGTGGGCTGGAAGGAAACGGAAGTCGTTCAATTACTGCGTGGCTTCTGTTCTATCAGTGAATTTAGAAAACTGATAGACCATACAATGAAATGGCGTGCTCTAAAATGTATACCCAAATTATTCAAATGACCGGAAATGTTTCATGCAGGCCGTAAAAGCAGTATGCCCTGCCTACCTACAGAATACCCTGTTTAAACGATAAGCTGATAAGGAAAAGCCTCAAATGTTTGGCTGCGCCTGGGTAA
Proteins encoded:
- the LOC120451879 gene encoding transmembrane protein 87A; the protein is MQGLATLLVVALALLLGPANTAGKSDPGIVDVLVTTDLSSIREQRPLLANTNIYAQIKGCNSNVESNLTITFRLTEHPCIFDDRTLQTIAQNSTLQKNVTINNVITEITRTYPCNELIVLAINKDKLVEGAAIPTPEPKHPMLEHKHPLSPTTSPIASVKEDGIYEIEVNIGASQSAQFSAVVHIEFLGPHGYISAIDWPFLPFYLIMCIVYVIFGIIWLFVSFAQWRDLLRIQFWIGGVILLGMLEKAFFYAEYQTLTNKGVAVQHAELVAEFVSCAKRTLARMLVIIMSLGFGIVKPRLGPMLHRVVGVGTLYFVLACVESYLRITNVKTDRSELLVASIPLAVLDTGICWWIFTSLVQTTRTLRLRRNMVKLSLYRHFTNTLIFAVIASVIFMLFALRLRKVENCTPGWRDIWVDTGFWHILFSVLLLVIMILWRPTNNNQRYAFTPLLDNPEDEDDEDEEDQFVADAYGVKMRGQNGTPKTSTASRNATTTEEDDLRWVEENIPSSMADSALPILDSDEEIINTKFEVSKMQ